From the genome of Prunus persica cultivar Lovell chromosome G8, Prunus_persica_NCBIv2, whole genome shotgun sequence:
AGAACAAAGATTTAGGTAATGGGAAGTAAATAGTTAAAGACAAAAGCCAGCccccaaaagggaaaaatcgaagacaatattatgttttttaagTACTGGTAGGTACGTTTTCTTGTATGTATTCTCTTTTGAAAATACTTGTCATGTACCAATAATTTTGTATATTCCACATCATGTATGTAATCAATTGTAAATAATTTTGAGCACTTTGGTTTGTTGTCTAAGTTGGGAAGGGGAGGAGAGAGGTGTTATTGGAGTCCGAATCTCATATCATTGATCTACAATGCAATTTATGCTCTTACCATTGAACTATAGCCTTGTTAGTGCTAATAAGCGTTTAAAAGAACTTACTCTCTATTAGTTtagtcatttttctttttttattgttaacaAAATATGTTAAGTTCAAATTCATCGAGAATGCACATTTTGATGTGTAGATTCTATTGCATATTCTaacaatttgatttgatttgatttgatgatgGGATCAATTGACATTAGCATAGGTGTAAATTACTTCTAGAAAGTTAGTCATAAGCCATAAGATAGGAGCTACTTTACGTGATCGTTTGGGTTGGGAAGAATTGACTGTGTGAATATAGAAGGATAAGATCTCTATCATTAAAGTTAGAAATCCCCACTTCAATAGATTGACATTAACCATTAAATGAGTGCTGATATTTTCATTCGTGTTTTATTTTCCTACTCACCTTATCTTCCCACCAaccatgtaaatttgaaaaaacacaatcatATCTTTCCACCCActattattcctaaaataccgtttaattattaattcaagcgAATTCTCTTAACTAATCATTAGTAGTTGAGATAATGGAGAGGATCAAGTTGTGTTTGACGGACTGGATAAATGTTTTAGTAACTGAGGAATCGTATGCTTTAACAAGTGGGTTACGTGAGATGATGTTTTTTCTCTAAGTCCTtaaaagtcattttacaaaggAATACACTtatctttaaaaatttaagaTAATGATGGTGGGAAAATAAGACAGAAGAAtgaaaatagcagcactcctattaaatttaatttgaataatcaaaattcaatttaatgaattttagTTTAAATACCATAAATTACACGATTCTAGaagttaattttgtttatacaTCATCTGCCTCTCCTCTCTAGAAGCTCATTGCTTTCTACATCATTTTGCCACCCTTGTTCCCTAAACTCCATAGAAATGGTAGGCTCGTGTggatataaaaagaaagtgaaCTTTTTCTCTTGCATTTAAAGGTGTGTGAATAAGGGAGCTCCCTACGAAGAATAAGTAGAACATGGACCGCCTATAAATTAGTTGGGAAATAACTATTAAGGTCCAAAATGACATTATGGATACTTCCATTGGTTTCTTTATTTAGTTTAGTATTGACGGTCTCGTGAAAGGAAATTAGATTTCATCaatatgaaaatttgagtTCTCATCTGCCGGCCTTAGTCAGATCGTGATGTAAGTCATTTTTCTGTCACGGATATGTAAACCTTATTCAATCTTCTCctctctataaaataaaataaaaaagtcaaaaactaCACGAAGTCCACATTGTAAAGCTTCAAACAAAATTCTATGAGCCGCACGCACAGGTGGAGGAACTTGAACATGCCAGCTGAGAGATTGAATTCCCCAACTTGCAAgagtatttaaatatataacttAGAGATATGGTTTGCATCGTAATCAATAATCGAGGTCTGTAGATTCCATTACGGGCTACCATTCTCTCATTAACTTTCAAGAGAGTTGGAGTTTTACCTAAGCTATTGCATCTATTTTGTTAGAGGGAAGGTGCAAGTGGGTACCTAGTGCTTGTTAAAAGTTCTCTCCAAATAATTTAGGGGCCGTTAGGTAACGTTTTTAAGACtccgttttcattttctattaaaaatgcgtatgtctttttcatttttattagaaatcgttttatgaaaataaattcaaactcatatacaaaaactgaaaacaccAAATTATCGTTTGCATTTTCTACCCAGTGTATTGGtctgattgtttttttttttgtctagttttttatttttcattttttaatttcaaaagttTAGTTTTTTCGTTCcacttcattattttattttgcctgtacattaatttaatgatAAAACCATCatatattattcaatttcatatttattttaaactaaAGATACTAGAATTTTATTATCTAGGGTTTTCTAAAattagattattatttttatttttatatacattATTATTCTCAAATTATACATTTTTCATTGTCTGTAATAATcttatcttttaaaatatcaaaatttaaaaaacatatattttgtAGGACATAAATTAGCAAAAAATATACTTGAAAAataactcacatattattattctcaaaTTGTCTTACTAGACAcgttttcactatttttattttctaaatctttttttaaattaatctactAGACATATTTTTGAATTCTTAAAAAGCAAATTTGTGTTCTCGTTTTTATTCTCAGAAAATATTCTTCGAAATCGTTACCAAACGGGCccttaattttgaattaaattcTTGGCTtcgaatttgatttttcttcttcttctgaaagTTTGTGTGCTAATTTGTAAAAACTAAAATGTAATAATGTAACATGCGTATGTGCATATAGATATGtgtatgcatatattatatatagctGGGGCTGTTAGCCGGCCCTTTAATAAAAATGGGTGGACTAGTCTTGCACCACACGGCAGTGGCACTACCCTATATGATAACATGATAATATTATTGCTGATGTgttaattgtttttgttttcagctCCAACTTCCAAGTTGTAGAGTAGTTGAAACatgaaagaaactgaaaccaAAACGAATAAAAAACTAGGTAAGGTAGTTAGGGTTCTAAGGTCATGCGATTTGCGTTTACCCATCATTTCCAACTCACATacaatctttttaaatatcttcttctttaactatctaaaacacataaaaaaaaaaggagtaatTTTAGCAAgattacattaatttaatcacATTATGAAGTATTTGTATTCTGTACAATACAATCGTTCATAACAATTGATATACAGTGAACTCCGTATGTCAcgtattaaaaacaaatttctcTCCTTCATGCATGGGCTGCAGTTCACCAACCAAAGGTTTAAGGTAGCCTGAGCcttaaaacacacacacacacacacacacatatatatatatatatataaacaaaggaACATTTGTGAGACGCAGGGTTCAACTGTTTTTTGCATTCTTGGCATCTCActggaaaattcaaaatagaaTATTGAGCTTTGTTTCTTCTCAGTTTGCTGAGATGGGTTTTCAGGGATGAGGTGGGTGGAGATTTCTGTGAGCTTTTATTTTGACTGATGGTGTAAGCAGTAGGTAACTATTGCTTACTCCTTCTTTCTGGTTCCATTCttcttttggtaattttttaatattttttttgttctttcaccaaaaaagtttcttactTTGTTCAGTAAAAAGAGACAGCCACAATAATCTTGGAAGCAAGAAGCATTGTTGTCACCTGACAGGTCTGGTTCTCTGTTGAGTGATTGTTAGTGTACTAAAATGAGAGCTACAACTACGTATCGAACTCaccacaaatatatatatcgtcATCGCTCCCACATGAGTTTAACTTGAGACCTCAACCAACATAACACAACTGCCAAtagaaataaacaaaaaagcttgAAGCATTGTGAAGAATTCCCAATTTGTCGTAGTTATTGATAGTCATCTTAATTTGGTTTTCTGACAAATTCTAGCTGATTCTAGCAAAGGTTCTATCACAACAAGAATATGCAATTAATTCCATGTTTCCACTGGTCTTTTGCAGTTAATTATTGCAGGAGGCATGATCATCATTATGCAAAATTTGACTGAGAGGCTTAGACCCCTTGTGGGTTTGAAGGGCTGGGATTATTGTGTTATTTGGAAATTGAGTGAAAACCAAAGGTTAAGAGggaatttttaattaactgtTGCTaattcatgttttctttttgtgactAATTTTTAGattggttaatattttttaggtttattGAGTTGATGGATTGTTGTTGTTCTGGGGCTGATGAGAACACTCAGACTAATGGAGGACAAGAACTTCTTTTTCCAGTTTATCCAGTCCTTCCATGCAGAGATACAATGCAGCACTCAAGAACCAATTCCTGTGATGTTCTTGCCCAGCTTCCTTCTTCTCTGTCCTTAGACTCTGGGTACCTATAAATCCTTTTAATTACCATACATATCTTgacaaaagaaattatttagTGTTTTTATATCATTAACCATGGCTGGTCATGAGCAGGATTTATGCACATCCCTTAATATCAAACCAGCCCATTTGGTTGAACTCATCTTCTAACAGAGATTCAAGTGCCATGGCAGTGAGCTCAAGTTCCCATTTTCctagctttttccaaaagaaagtcatttttctgaatatataatgaaatgtaactATATACTTCTACTTACATTTTGTAGGAAAGAGATGGGACCAGAGTTTTGGTTCCAAGTGCAGGAGGGTTGATTGAGCTATTTGTCTCCAAAGATGTATGATATTTTATGATGCTTCACTCAAACCTTccttaatttcttttgttagatctgaaaaaaaaaaatgtggtcACATCTCTCACAAAATAGTTTGTTTTTGGTAACTGTCAATTCACAGGTCTCTGAAGACCAACAAGTGATTGATTATATCACAGCCCAATGCAACATTTCAAAGGAGCAAGACACCCTGCTTGGTGCTGGCTGCAATACAAGCTTCCCTGTCAATATACAGGACATGAGCACTGAAATACAACCACATGCATTTCCAGGCAATGAGAATGAAGGAAATGATAATCTAAACAGTAATCATTTCCAGCAGCCACCTGTTGTTTCCCCTTCAGTGGATCATGATTCAAATGTGCCATACGACATATCAGTTGATCGAATCCGCCTCTGCAGCGCTTCTCCAATGAATTTCCTACAACATGTCACTTACAACTCAGAGAACAGCATGAAGAATTGTAATAGTAATGTGTACTATGAGCAGCGTTCACATGAGTCCTTGGGAGAGATGGGGCTTCAAGCTGACGCTGATGCACCAAACATGCACAATAGTATGCATGTTATGGAGGCATTGGAAAATATGGAGCAGCAGGGTGTTGAGGATCAAGATTCAGTTCAACATGAGGCCCAGGGTGGAAGAACTGCAGATAATTCAGGCTCAGATTGCAGTGATCAaattgatgatgaagatgacaCAAAATATAGGCGGAGAACAGGGAAAGGGCCTCAATCCAAAAACCTTTTtgcagagaggaagagaaggaagaagctcAACGATAGACTGTATTGCCTTCGGTCTTTGGTTCCCAACATTTCTAAGGTGATGATCATCATTGGCCTTATTTTTGCCAACTCTTCAGAACTTAGTATAATTTCCTGGCTGTTTCTCAAAGTAGCATTTTCAATAGGAAAGTGACACAGAAAGGTAATGCTAGATGAACCACATTTTCTCATGTGGCAGTTGATATGTTGATTAATAGTTGAGATCATAGCTAATGTGATTAGAAAATCATGACCCCTTTAGCAGCATCTAATGCTTACTCATGTTGATTCTCAGATGGACAAGGCTGCCATCCTCGGGGATGCGATTGATTTCGTGAAGGACTTGCTGAGGCAAGTAAAGGAACTCCAAGATGAGCTTGAACAGCATTCAAATGATGAAGGACCTAATAAGAAAACTAGTGCCAATATCTGTGGAAACCACAACAATTTCCAACCAGAGATTCTAAATCAAAATGGAACAAGCATTACAAACAAGCCAGAAAATGGTGATAAGCCTCCAAATGGATTTCATGTGGGCACAGCAGGTGATATTGGCAACATCTCAAAACAGAAACAGGACTCGGATAGTACAAATGACAGAGGACAACAGAtggaggtatatatatagactTAATATAAATCTTATTATATTCTTATGTATTTGGATGTAAAATAAATTCTATATTTTTTGGACAACAAATTGCAGCCACAAGTGGGAGTCACTCAGTTAGATGGCAATGAATTCTTTGTGACTGTGTTCTGTGAGCACAAGCCTGGAGGGTTTGTGAGATTGATGGAGGCATTGGATACTTTAGGCTTGGAAGTAACCAATGCAAATGTGACCAGCTTCAGAAGCCTTGTCTCCAATGTCTTTAAAGTTGAGGTAATAATAAGTTAACCTTATCAAATAAGATTAAttaggattttgattttgattgtgACTTGACTTAACGGAAACTTTAACAGAGTTAGAGGTAGGTGGTAATCGTGCACTTGCCTAAAAATTTAGGtagtatttatataaatttccCTCAATATTAGCTTATATTATGTCTGGTTATGCAGAAGAAAGACAGTGAAGTAGTTCAAGCTGATGATGTAAGGGACTCTTTGCTGGAGATAACAAGGAACCCATCATCAAAAGTGTGGCCTGAGATGGCCAAAGCAAAAGCATCAGAAAATGGGAGTGGATTGGATCACTTTCATCATGATGATCATAATCATTACCAGCAACACCATCTCCATAATTACCATGCTTCTTCATACAACCTCC
Proteins encoded in this window:
- the LOC18766566 gene encoding transcription factor ABORTED MICROSPORES, which encodes MIIIMQNLTERLRPLVGLKGWDYCVIWKLSENQRFIELMDCCCSGADENTQTNGGQELLFPVYPVLPCRDTMQHSRTNSCDVLAQLPSSLSLDSGIYAHPLISNQPIWLNSSSNRDSSAMAERDGTRVLVPSAGGLIELFVSKDVSEDQQVIDYITAQCNISKEQDTLLGAGCNTSFPVNIQDMSTEIQPHAFPGNENEGNDNLNSNHFQQPPVVSPSVDHDSNVPYDISVDRIRLCSASPMNFLQHVTYNSENSMKNCNSNVYYEQRSHESLGEMGLQADADAPNMHNSMHVMEALENMEQQGVEDQDSVQHEAQGGRTADNSGSDCSDQIDDEDDTKYRRRTGKGPQSKNLFAERKRRKKLNDRLYCLRSLVPNISKMDKAAILGDAIDFVKDLLRQVKELQDELEQHSNDEGPNKKTSANICGNHNNFQPEILNQNGTSITNKPENGDKPPNGFHVGTAGDIGNISKQKQDSDSTNDRGQQMEPQVGVTQLDGNEFFVTVFCEHKPGGFVRLMEALDTLGLEVTNANVTSFRSLVSNVFKVEKKDSEVVQADDVRDSLLEITRNPSSKVWPEMAKAKASENGSGLDHFHHDDHNHYQQHHLHNYHASSYNLQHLYNY